The DNA region CCTTCCAACATCGAGCAATCTCAGGGAAATTTCGGTATTGGGGTGATGACAGGCGGGACGATTGAATCCGGAGCTGTCGTCGCGGGTCAATACAACGTTATTAATCAACCGAAAACACCGAAACCTATTCCGAGCAATGTGCGACAAGGATCGAACAACTTCGTGGAGCGGGATGGTGAAAAGGCGGTTACTGTCGCAAACATTCATGAGAAATTGCAGTCAGCTCAAGGGGTGATCGTCTGTGCTGTGGAAGGGATGGGCGGTGTCGGGAAAACTGAGCTATCACTGCAATACGCCGCTCATTACAAGTCAGAATATAAAGCGCAGTATTTTCTATCGTTGCGGGAAAAGGGTTTAGCTCAGGCGATGGTTAGCTTTGCCAGTCCCTATATCGATTTACCAGAAGCATTACAGGCCGAGACTCTGGAACAGCAAGCGGATTGGTATTGGTGCAATTGGTTGCCGGATCAAGGGGAATTGCTGGTGATTCTGGATGATGTGCCAAACGCTGCAAGTATCCCAGAGCTGGCAATGCCTTCTGAGCCGCGAATCAAAGTCTTGGTGACAACGCGGCAACGGGAACTCAATTTACAGTTTGAGTCGTTGTCGTTAGATGTCTTGTCAGAAGCTAAGGCAATCGCCCTGTTGGAAAACATCGTCGGCAAGGCGAAGGTTGCGAAGGAAATTGATATCGTTAAGCAAATTTGTAGTACGTTGGGCTGTTTACCTTTGGGGTTGGAGCTGATTGGTGAATATCTCCGGCAAAATCGCTTTCTCAGTTTCGCAGACTTACAAGAGCGATTGACCTTAGCCGATGAGTCTTTATCAAGAGATCGCGCGGGGCTAATTTATGGGCAACGTGGAGTCGCCGCAGCAATTCAACTGAGTTGGGATGAGCTAAGTGAAGCGTCACAGCGAGTGGCGATGTGGTTAGGATTGTTTGCGCCAGTGGATATCTCTTGGGATTTGGTGGCAAGTCTTGGTGACAAGGTGGCGCTCAATGATGCAGAGCTGAATCAAGCGCGAGGAGAATTAGACCGCTTACATCTGATTAAGCCAGTGGAGGAAGACTTTGATTTTTATACGGTTCATGCTCTAGTGCGTGAATTCTGCCAGATAAAGCTGTCGGAAGCAGAGGAAAATCAGCCGTATCGACAGGGTTTTGTGATCGGGTTGCTCGATATTGCAAAATCAATGCCCTCATCACCGATATTGGAAAAAATTAGAGAGGTTACACCCGCCATCCCCCATTTAGAACTACTTAGTCGGGAAATGCTGGATGATATTCCCAATCATGATGAAGACTTAATTTGGGCTTTTATTGGTACAGCTAGATTTTATGAAGGACAGGGATTCTATGCTCTAGCAGAAGAACCCAATCAAAGGTGCTTGGAGGCAACACAGAAGATGTTGGGCGATCGCCATCCAGATGTCGCCACTAGTATGAATAACCTCGCACTTTTGTACTCATCGCAAGGGAAATATGAAGCAGCGGAACCCCTGTATGTCCAAGCCCTTGAGCTGTGGCAAGAACTATTAGGGGAGCGCCATCCAGATGTCGCCACGTAGTATGAATAACCTCGCATACTTGTACAGAGCGCAAGGGAAATATGAAGCAGCGGAACCCCTGTATGTCCAAGCCCTTGAGCTGAGGCAAGAACTATTAGGGGAGCGCCATCCATCTGTCGCCACTAGTATGAATAACCTCGCTGTTTTGTATTATTACCAGAATCGCTACGATGAGTCGGAGTCCCTGTTGTCACAAGCATTAGATATTCGGGAATCTGTTCTGGGTATTGAGCATCCCGACACAGTGAGTACTAAAGAATCTCTTGCTTATTTACGACAAAATCGTTCCTAACAAAAAGCGATCGCCGCAGTGACGATCGCCCAATCTTTTTATTCAGAAATAAACAGTGTCCTGATTACCTTCACCTCATCAGTAGGATTACCTATCATCCTGAGTAAAGTCACTAAGCCGTTTCCCTACATCCCCAAGCATTTTGTCTAGAGTGAGCATGGCATCCAGTCCGAATTCAGGTTTCACAGTCGAGTTCTCCCAACGTGATATTTGTTCCTGTCTTCTCCCTACAACTTTCCCGAACTGTTTTTGAGTCAAGCCTAGGCATCGTCGAATATCTTTAATCACTTTCCCATTGCAATTGTCAACAGCCATCATTATACTGTAAATATGCGCTATGACGCATATCCGCAAAAGTAAAGAAGAGAGATAGGCCATAGCACGAACTACGACCTATCGAGGTGAGAATCATATAGACTCCTAACCGATCTGTATTTTAAATTGCTGAGTTCTTTGTCCGAAGCGGGTTGCAAACCCTAACTTATTTGTTGCCCCCTACATATAGTGGAGTGAGTGATTCTATATCGCCATTCCTCTATATATAGGTGGTACAAATGCTCATAATTAAATGACACAGGAATTTGACAGAGGCGAAGCTTTCCGACTCTTTGCGGAAAGATTTGCACTGATTGGCGGCCATGGCTTCTCTAGAGTGATAGAGCAATCTATCGAAGCGGCACAAGCATTCGAGACGGCGATGCAGGAGTACGATGCTCCGGAACAGATTGTACGGGAATCGTTTGGTCAATTTGTCCCCCACGGAACAACGCTCTATTTCCTCACTAAGGATGGACAACAGATAGCGATTCATGAGTATCGCAGTGTGGCGGAATGTGCTGCTGCGGCTATCTCTCAGGCCGTCAAAACAGAGACAAGTGATGGTGGCGTTGTGTACGACAAGCATCTTGGTTTCAGTGTGACCATTGACAATTGGAATGAGCAAACCTTAGTTCGACTGTTTACGGGTGATATAGAGCGATTGTCGCCGTCAGAGCAGGGTTTGGTTTATGAGTCGATGATTGACTATGCGGAAGAACAGTTAGCGCGTCTCACAGATGAGGATGAGAAATGACTCCTGATCGACTGATGGCTTCCGAGCAGTTCGAGCTTTCGTTTAAAGCTGACAACGAGCAAGACCGATGGGAAGCACCAGATTATGTGCTCAAGAAAGGCACTGTTTATCTGGTTCAGGCCGTTTTTGATAACCAACTCCAAATTTGGTTTTGGTCTTACACCTCAATTAATTAATCACTTGGCGATCGCCCGGTCTATGGGGTGGCGATCGCCCTATTTTTTTGCCAACTTTTCAGGAATAGAATAATGGCTTTTGATATTAGAGAGCACTTGGGCAAGCTGACCCCTTCAAAACGAAGAGGGTTTTATCATTGTCCGGTTTGTGGCTCGAAAAACTTTGGGATTCAGAGTTTGACTGGTGCTTACCGTTGCCACTCGAATCAGTGCGATAACGCAGACATCAGAGAGGCGATCGCCCCAATGGAGACTGATGGTAATACACCAGAGTCCGCTACTAGAACAGTACTCCCACCAAAGGCTAAGGCTAAACCCGTGATTATCAAGGATTTGCCGACGTTAGGAGCATTACCAGAAGAGCGAGAATATCCTTTTAAGCGGAGAGCTGGCACCAAGACCATTACTTATTACAAGTATGGCGATGGGCATAGCGTTAAACGTACCGATTCAAAGAAAGGGAAAGACATTCTCCCCTATCACAAACCAGATTTAGAGTCTGGGACTGGTGAAGTCATGGGGAAAGGCGATCGCCCGTGGGATGCCTACCGAATCGATGAAGCTTTAGAGTTTGCGGCTGGTAAGTTTGTTGCCGTCCTCGAAGGCGAAAAATGTGTTGAAGCTATGCGGTGGATTGGGATTCCTAGCATTACCTTTAATGGGTCGGCATGGACAGCTAAAGATTTTAGTCGGGCGATCGCCAAACTGAAGGGAACCATCGAGGGGTTAATCATCATTCCGGATCATGATGAACCGGGGTACAAAAAATCAGACAAATTACTCGAAAACTGCGCCAAACATGGTTTCCGTGTTTGGTGCTTAACCCGTTAGATATTTGGCCTGAGATGCCTGATGGTGGGGATATTGCCGACTGGGTAATTGCAAAACGTGAAACGATTGATCATGCGGTATTTTTTGAAAATATCAATCGGGCGATCGCCAAAGCATTTGAGAACCAAATTTATAAAGAGAAATCAAAAACAGCACAGGAAATCGTTAAACAAAATGACCCTGAAGCAGTGGTACAGATTGAAGCAAAGACCACTAAGCCATTAACGAAACATCACCCCGAAACTCGCACAATCTATGGAGGACGGAAGGATCTTAATTACGCTCAACTGTACGAATTTATCCAAGAAAATTTGGCCTCTAGATTATCGTTTGACTTGATGCGCCGTGAGCTGCTGATTGATGGCGAAGCCTTTCATATGGCGGATGAGCTGCGCCCTTGGTTCTTCTCAGAATTTGGAGAGACCGCGAAAGAAGGCGATATCTATAAAACGATTGTGTACTTTGCAAAGCAGAATAACTTTGACCCGGTGTTAGAGGATCTAGAGCGATGCCACAGAGAAGTAAAAAAGATTCCGATTGATAATTTGGCCGCTCGATATTTTGGACAGGATCCTGATAGATTTCACAACGATTTAGATAAGCAAAAAGCAAGCATGTATAACCGCTGCATTGAGCTGTGGCTAATTTCTGCTGTCGCCCGTCAATACGAGACCGCAGGGCGTGACGGTGACCCCCATTTTCGCGGCTGTCAAGCTGACCACACACTGGTGTTGCAAGGTGGACAAGGCAAAGGTAAATCGACATGGTTTGGGACGCTTTGCGGCGGTTATTTCAACGAATCTATGGGAGATATCCAAGCTAATGACTCAAAGATGGCGCTCCATTCTAATTGGATTCTTGAATTAGCTGAAATTGACGGCATTACCAGTAAGAAAGCCGCCGCCACACTCAAACACTTTTTGACCATTCGAGTAGATGAATTCAGGACACCATACGCAAGGAAAAATAAACCCCATGCCAGACGGTCTGTGTTTTGTGGCACCGTTAACCCGTCTCGGTTTTTAGTTGATGATGAAAACCGTAGATTTTGGGTGATACCAGTTATCTCAGACGCTATCGATATTGAGGCGATCGCCAAAGAACGTGATGGCATTTGGGCATCCGCAGTGGAAGCCTACAAAAATGGAGAGAAATGGTATCCCACCCTCGAAGAGAAAAAGGTACTCAGACTCATTGCCGATGACTTTGCAGAGATAGACCCTTGGCAAGAACCTATCGAGTCATACCTACAGATTCATGATTTTGTGAACACCCGTGAGATATTGCTCACCGTTTGTAAATTAGAACTCAAAGATATTGCGAAACGCGATGAAATGAGAGTTTCTAAGATATTGACGCGCCTTGGATGGACTGAAGAAAAGCGGGTTAGAAAGAACGGTCAATCAATTCGAGTTCGCTACCAACCCAAATCAGAACAATTGCAGATGGAAATTGAAAGCGACATAGATACCAATATTATTTCTCCTTTAAGTAAAAAGGTTGGTAACAATGGTAAAAGCTCTATCCTGCAAGGCTCCCAGCTGTACCAACCTAGTGACCAACCTGCCGAGAGGTCGGTACGTACCAACCTTGAAAACCCATTATTAGAGGTCGGTACATCTGAAACCATTGTGCCGCAAGCGATACAGCCGAAGTGTACCAACCTTACCGACAATTTGCCCGTCCCCAAACATTATTTAAATAAAGGATTTAAGTATGGTGTTGGGCAGAAGGTTATTAGAGGCTCAACGTCTGAAGTCTTTACTATTTCTGGGTTTCCACCGCCCGGTGTTCAATTCATGCGCAAAGAGTATCTCTGTGTTGATGATCATGGTGATTCTGAATGGATTCAGCAAAAAGACCTGTTTC from [Leptolyngbya] sp. PCC 7376 includes:
- a CDS encoding helicase superfamily 3; this translates as MAFDIREHLGKLTPSKRRGFYHCPVCGSKNFGIQSLTGAYRCHSNQCDNADIREAIAPMETDGNTPESATRTVLPPKAKAKPVIIKDLPTLGALPEEREYPFKRRAGTKTITYYKYGDGHSVKRTDSKKGKDILPYHKPDLESGTGEVMGKGDRPWDAYRIDEALEFAAGKFVAVLEGEKCVEAMRWIGIPSITFNGSAWTAKDFSRAIAKLKGTIEGLIIIPDHDEPGYKKSDKLLENCAKHGFRVWCLTR
- a CDS encoding tetratricopeptide repeat protein, producing the protein MVAVTEQNREPSNIEQSQGNFGIGVMTGGTIESGAVVAGQYNVINQPKTPKPIPSNVRQGSNNFVERDGEKAVTVANIHEKLQSAQGVIVCAVEGMGGVGKTELSLQYAAHYKSEYKAQYFLSLREKGLAQAMVSFASPYIDLPEALQAETLEQQADWYWCNWLPDQGELLVILDDVPNAASIPELAMPSEPRIKVLVTTRQRELNLQFESLSLDVLSEAKAIALLENIVGKAKVAKEIDIVKQICSTLGCLPLGLELIGEYLRQNRFLSFADLQERLTLADESLSRDRAGLIYGQRGVAAAIQLSWDELSEASQRVAMWLGLFAPVDISWDLVASLGDKVALNDAELNQARGELDRLHLIKPVEEDFDFYTVHALVREFCQIKLSEAEENQPYRQGFVIGLLDIAKSMPSSPILEKIREVTPAIPHLELLSREMLDDIPNHDEDLIWAFIGTARFYEGQGFYALAEEPNQRCLEATQKMLGDRHPDVATSMNNLALLYSSQGKYEAAEPLYVQALELWQELLGERHPDVAT
- a CDS encoding virulence-associated E family protein, whose product is MLNPLDIWPEMPDGGDIADWVIAKRETIDHAVFFENINRAIAKAFENQIYKEKSKTAQEIVKQNDPEAVVQIEAKTTKPLTKHHPETRTIYGGRKDLNYAQLYEFIQENLASRLSFDLMRRELLIDGEAFHMADELRPWFFSEFGETAKEGDIYKTIVYFAKQNNFDPVLEDLERCHREVKKIPIDNLAARYFGQDPDRFHNDLDKQKASMYNRCIELWLISAVARQYETAGRDGDPHFRGCQADHTLVLQGGQGKGKSTWFGTLCGGYFNESMGDIQANDSKMALHSNWILELAEIDGITSKKAAATLKHFLTIRVDEFRTPYARKNKPHARRSVFCGTVNPSRFLVDDENRRFWVIPVISDAIDIEAIAKERDGIWASAVEAYKNGEKWYPTLEEKKVLRLIADDFAEIDPWQEPIESYLQIHDFVNTREILLTVCKLELKDIAKRDEMRVSKILTRLGWTEEKRVRKNGQSIRVRYQPKSEQLQMEIESDIDTNIISPLSKKVGNNGKSSILQGSQLYQPSDQPAERSVRTNLENPLLEVGTSETIVPQAIQPKCTNLTDNLPVPKHYLNKGFKYGVGQKVIRGSTSEVFTISGFPPPGVQFMRKEYLCVDDHGDSEWIQQKDLFPYNC
- a CDS encoding tetratricopeptide repeat protein, encoding MNNLAYLYRAQGKYEAAEPLYVQALELRQELLGERHPSVATSMNNLAVLYYYQNRYDESESLLSQALDIRESVLGIEHPDTVSTKESLAYLRQNRS
- a CDS encoding helix-turn-helix domain-containing protein, producing the protein MAYLSSLLLRICVIAHIYSIMMAVDNCNGKVIKDIRRCLGLTQKQFGKVVGRRQEQISRWENSTVKPEFGLDAMLTLDKMLGDVGKRLSDFTQDDR